The proteins below are encoded in one region of Streptomyces roseirectus:
- a CDS encoding FAD-dependent oxidoreductase — MFDAIVVGARCAGAPTAMLLSRAGFRVLLLDKTAYGTDTLSTHLLHQPGVAALERWGLLDALRDTGCPPIERVRYEVGDVLLEGCARGVDGQRAAYSPRRHILDPLLIDAAVADGAEYRERYEVNGLVHDDTGRVVGVRGRSGGHTFTETARLVIGADGMRSTVGALVGAPYTVEHPRLTCAYYAYYPKVTDALELYEKPRSWVAAVPTHDDTTLVLAYFPQDRYAEVRADAQTAFLAQVQGTAPDLYDRIAGTEAREKLRGTGRQQNFFRKASGPGWTLVGDAGHHKDSITARGISDGYQQVELLTGRLADALGDDPALLDTALKDFGEDRDQALMGGYEATLGVARLDPHEQKLSLLRAVQQDEELTSIYFDTVAGIAPASALFTPALLALL, encoded by the coding sequence ATGTTCGACGCCATCGTGGTGGGGGCGCGCTGCGCCGGTGCACCCACCGCCATGCTGCTCTCCCGAGCCGGGTTCCGGGTCCTGTTGCTGGACAAGACGGCCTACGGCACGGACACCCTCTCCACCCACCTCCTGCACCAGCCCGGCGTCGCCGCGCTGGAGCGCTGGGGTCTGCTGGACGCCCTGCGCGACACCGGATGCCCCCCGATCGAGCGGGTGCGCTACGAGGTCGGCGACGTCCTGCTGGAGGGCTGCGCCCGGGGAGTGGACGGCCAGCGCGCGGCCTACTCGCCGCGCCGCCACATCCTCGACCCGCTCCTCATCGACGCCGCCGTGGCGGACGGCGCCGAATACCGCGAACGGTACGAAGTGAACGGCCTGGTGCACGACGACACCGGACGGGTCGTGGGGGTACGGGGAAGATCCGGGGGACACACCTTCACCGAAACCGCCCGCCTCGTGATCGGCGCGGACGGCATGCGCTCCACCGTCGGCGCCCTCGTCGGCGCCCCCTACACCGTGGAGCACCCCCGCCTCACCTGCGCCTACTACGCCTACTACCCGAAGGTGACCGACGCCCTCGAACTCTACGAAAAGCCCCGCAGCTGGGTCGCCGCCGTCCCCACCCATGACGACACCACCCTCGTCCTCGCCTACTTCCCCCAGGACCGCTACGCCGAGGTCCGCGCCGACGCCCAGACCGCCTTCCTCGCCCAGGTCCAAGGCACCGCGCCCGACCTGTACGACCGGATCGCGGGCACCGAGGCCCGGGAGAAACTGCGCGGCACCGGCCGCCAGCAGAACTTCTTCCGCAAGGCCAGCGGCCCCGGCTGGACCCTCGTCGGGGACGCCGGACACCACAAGGACTCCATCACCGCCCGCGGCATCAGCGACGGCTACCAGCAGGTCGAACTCCTCACCGGCCGCCTCGCCGACGCCCTCGGCGACGACCCCGCCCTCCTCGACACGGCCCTCAAGGACTTCGGCGAGGACCGCGACCAGGCCCTCATGGGCGGCTACGAGGCCACCCTCGGCGTCGCCCGCCTCGACCCCCACGAACAGAAGCTGTCCCTGCTGCGCGCCGTCCAGCAGGACGAGGAACTGACCTCGATCTATTTCGACACCGTTGCCGGAATCGCCCCGGCGAGCGCGCTCTTCACACCCGCGCTCCTCGCCCTCCTGTGA